In Methanothermococcus thermolithotrophicus DSM 2095, one DNA window encodes the following:
- the hisS gene encoding histidine--tRNA ligase produces MFQKPKGTRDFLPEEMKKRKVIEGKLREVFDSYNFKEIATPTFESFELLSKKTGEEIRNQLFVFKDHGDREMGLRPELTSSVARFYINELKNLPKPVKIYYFANCFRYENPQAGRYREFWQMGCELIGSSRPIADAEVINLAIEGLKNINMDFEIHIGHLGVLKGVFEKLGISGDEETKIRRLIDKEDLENLKKLLEEIENTKGIEVKNIIFEVLECKGGKEVISILKEKLSDFPTSIDALNNLEEILEFVKHEYIINFGIARGLDYYTGMVFEIYGKREGARQVCGGGRYDNLIELFGGESTPAVGFAYGFDRIMLNIDDFEVEEEAILVAPVKNDEKLLKECQKIVNILRENSKVAEIDLMGRKLGKVLNYANSVGIKKVIIVGEKELSEGKVSLRDMKTGEQELINLDDIKNI; encoded by the coding sequence ATGTTTCAAAAACCAAAAGGAACTAGAGATTTTTTACCTGAAGAAATGAAAAAAAGGAAAGTTATTGAAGGTAAATTAAGAGAAGTTTTTGACAGCTACAATTTTAAAGAAATAGCCACCCCAACCTTTGAGAGTTTTGAGCTCCTATCAAAAAAAACCGGGGAAGAAATAAGGAACCAACTGTTTGTTTTTAAAGACCATGGAGACAGGGAGATGGGTTTAAGACCTGAATTAACGTCCTCTGTTGCTAGGTTCTATATAAATGAACTTAAGAACTTACCAAAACCTGTAAAGATATACTACTTTGCAAACTGTTTTAGATATGAAAATCCTCAGGCAGGTAGATATAGGGAATTTTGGCAGATGGGCTGTGAATTAATAGGTAGCAGCCGACCAATAGCAGATGCAGAAGTTATAAACTTGGCAATTGAGGGTTTGAAAAACATTAACATGGATTTTGAAATACATATCGGTCATTTAGGTGTTTTAAAAGGAGTATTTGAGAAGTTGGGAATATCCGGGGACGAAGAGACTAAAATAAGAAGGTTGATTGATAAGGAAGATTTGGAAAATTTAAAAAAGCTCTTGGAAGAAATTGAAAATACAAAGGGAATTGAAGTCAAAAACATTATATTTGAAGTTTTAGAATGCAAAGGTGGAAAAGAGGTTATATCCATACTAAAGGAAAAATTATCTGATTTTCCAACTTCCATAGATGCTTTAAACAACTTAGAAGAGATTTTAGAATTTGTAAAACATGAATATATTATTAACTTTGGTATAGCAAGAGGTTTGGATTACTACACAGGTATGGTATTTGAAATATACGGTAAGAGAGAAGGTGCAAGGCAAGTATGCGGTGGAGGAAGATATGATAATTTAATAGAGCTCTTTGGTGGAGAAAGTACCCCTGCAGTTGGTTTTGCATATGGTTTTGACAGAATAATGTTGAATATAGATGATTTTGAAGTGGAAGAAGAAGCCATATTGGTAGCTCCAGTTAAAAACGACGAGAAATTATTAAAAGAATGTCAAAAAATTGTGAATATATTGAGGGAAAATTCCAAAGTAGCTGAAATAGATTTAATGGGCAGAAAACTCGGTAAAGTATTGAACTATGCCAACAGCGTAGGAATTAAGAAAGTAATCATAGTTGGTGAAAAAGAGCTAAGTGAAGGAAAAGTTTCTTTAAGAGATATGAAAACAGGAGAGCAGGAATTAATAAATTTAGACGATATAAAAAATATTTAA
- the albA gene encoding DNA-binding protein Alba → MDSTVYVGNKGVMNYVLAVITQFNTENAKEVRIKARGKAISRAVDVEEMVRNRFLPEVKVKEINLGTDKVQNDDGKSVNISTIEIVLEK, encoded by the coding sequence ATGGACAGTACAGTATATGTAGGGAACAAGGGAGTAATGAATTATGTTCTAGCAGTGATCACCCAGTTTAACACCGAAAACGCTAAAGAAGTTAGAATAAAAGCTAGGGGGAAGGCAATTAGCAGAGCAGTAGATGTCGAGGAAATGGTAAGAAATAGGTTTTTACCAGAAGTAAAAGTAAAAGAAATAAATTTAGGCACTGATAAAGTACAAAACGACGATGGAAAAAGTGTAAACATCTCTACCATTGAAATAGTCCTGGAAAAATAA
- a CDS encoding protein kinase — MINKNSKIQIEGCDGVIANIIDWDIVEKLVKNDITPVEVIGKGHRGIVLKGFSEKYKDSNGNYIQLAIKIPRKDTPKNTIFHEGTVLEKTNKFNVGPKVYEFTNEYLLMEYVEGITLRDYIDRCNKEEILWIIEESLRQCLKLDLHSIDHTEIQGGKHIIISKHKIYIIDFDKARLKNPHNFTSAMSLFFGGGYISEKVKNILNMSEEEEKDLRKLAKLYKNCFKEK, encoded by the coding sequence ATGATAAATAAAAATTCCAAGATTCAAATTGAAGGTTGTGATGGTGTTATAGCCAATATAATAGATTGGGATATTGTTGAAAAGCTTGTAAAAAATGATATTACGCCTGTAGAGGTTATAGGTAAAGGGCATCGGGGTATTGTTTTAAAAGGATTTAGTGAGAAATATAAGGATTCTAACGGTAATTATATTCAATTGGCCATAAAGATTCCAAGAAAGGATACTCCGAAAAACACAATATTTCATGAAGGAACAGTATTGGAAAAAACAAACAAATTCAATGTGGGACCAAAAGTCTATGAATTCACTAACGAATATCTTTTAATGGAATATGTTGAGGGAATCACATTAAGGGATTATATCGATAGATGTAATAAGGAAGAAATCCTGTGGATAATTGAAGAATCACTAAGACAATGTTTAAAACTCGATTTGCATAGTATAGACCATACCGAGATTCAAGGGGGAAAGCACATAATAATTAGTAAACATAAAATATATATCATCGATTTTGATAAGGCAAGATTGAAAAATCCTCATAACTTTACCAGCGCAATGTCGCTTTTCTTTGGAGGGGGATATATCTCGGAAAAGGTGAAAAATATTTTAAACATGTCCGAAGAAGAAGAGAAGGATTTAAGAAAACTTGCCAAGCTTTATAAAAATTGTTTTAAGGAAAAATAA
- the yaaA gene encoding peroxide stress protein YaaA — protein MGNTNKKYLLILSCSKTKKNVDRAPAIELYDGMYYKVLKKNYPTNANLDILILSAKYGLIESNEIIDYYDQLMTNKRAEELKDNVKSKLKEVLKNNNYDTIFINLGKVYEKAFDDECRELLENYNTHWIGGMIGERLQQLKEWLISINNK, from the coding sequence ATGGGAAACACCAATAAAAAATACTTATTAATTTTATCCTGTTCAAAAACAAAGAAGAATGTTGATAGAGCTCCTGCAATAGAGCTCTACGATGGTATGTATTATAAAGTTTTAAAAAAGAACTATCCAACTAATGCGAATTTAGATATATTAATACTATCTGCAAAGTACGGTTTAATCGAATCCAATGAAATAATTGATTATTATGATCAACTAATGACTAATAAAAGAGCGGAAGAATTAAAGGATAATGTTAAATCAAAACTAAAAGAGGTTTTAAAAAATAATAATTACGATACCATATTCATAAACTTAGGCAAAGTATATGAGAAGGCATTTGATGATGAGTGCAGGGAGCTCTTAGAAAACTATAATACACATTGGATTGGGGGCATGATTGGAGAGAGGCTCCAGCAATTGAAAGAATGGCTTATATCAATTAATAATAAATAA
- a CDS encoding DEAD/DEAH box helicase, which produces MTLNPNEFINSIESILGYELNEEQKEVILHKDGPLWVVAGPGSGKTEVLVVRTLKLIYVDEVDPKSIILTTFTKKASQNLFNRILNHSNKLCDIHPELKERDIDIHSLRVGTLHSLCSDIMKEYKYVDYENYKLMNEMENYLFVYNHCELVKNAKYYDEKLWKRFMYLVRKWDGDNKQWIIDYKDRARLTNAIITLFNRIVEDRLDLDKMKGSSKSHYRILAEEYEKFIDKLEEFKLCNFATVQLKFLEFLNSEDGELFLNGGGHNPRIEYIMVDEYQDTNPIQEEIYFELAKHTENKNLCVVGDDDQALYRFRGGTVDCMVRFDDSCMERLGAPKESVKKIFLKSNYRSHKDIVNYYNKYIKSFENLKNVEMEKARVKDKPPLEPKKPITETYPALSYLEEETDEELAKKVVTAVKYFKENNIVEDYSRCVLLIRSTREMDYNGENSFVGHVVKGLSNNGIETYNPRSKNFLSQEEIKLALGAFVSIVDDDLYVLENKLSSESISSEVVKWFEKYEKNKDKYPELKEYVDKSVEKIKSMKSGEWTNATIQGILYKIFACSPFLEWMDDPEKSCRLAKLTQIFDSYSATPTDNPDVSMGALKIDSEEDGKIDTEWLINFYGSLVGHFINGVDDLEDEEVIIPEGKFPIMTVHQAKGLEFPIVFVYVENWKAEADTGTRLEGELSKFTDFKRITTNQFMKTNQDMVRFHYVAYSRAQYALIHLWSSENLSKRKNGKLYGFMKGRLNNLKNYIKNNFN; this is translated from the coding sequence ATGACATTAAATCCAAATGAATTTATAAACTCTATTGAATCAATACTGGGGTATGAGCTCAACGAGGAACAAAAGGAAGTAATACTTCACAAAGATGGTCCCTTATGGGTTGTGGCAGGTCCTGGTTCTGGTAAAACTGAAGTTTTGGTGGTTAGAACTTTAAAGCTTATTTATGTGGATGAGGTAGATCCAAAATCCATAATATTAACCACATTTACAAAGAAGGCTTCTCAAAACTTATTTAATAGGATTTTAAATCATTCAAATAAACTTTGTGATATACATCCTGAGTTAAAAGAGCGTGACATTGATATTCATAGTTTAAGGGTTGGGACACTCCACAGTTTATGTTCCGACATAATGAAGGAATATAAATATGTAGATTATGAAAATTACAAACTAATGAATGAAATGGAAAACTACCTTTTTGTATACAATCACTGCGAGCTCGTAAAAAATGCAAAATACTACGATGAGAAATTATGGAAAAGATTTATGTATTTAGTTAGAAAATGGGACGGCGATAATAAACAATGGATTATTGATTATAAAGATAGAGCTCGACTGACTAATGCCATAATTACCTTGTTTAATAGAATTGTGGAAGATAGGTTGGATTTAGATAAAATGAAGGGGAGCTCTAAAAGTCACTACAGAATATTGGCAGAAGAATATGAAAAATTTATTGATAAATTGGAGGAATTTAAATTATGCAACTTTGCCACGGTACAGTTAAAGTTCCTTGAATTTTTAAATTCTGAGGATGGTGAGTTATTCTTAAATGGTGGTGGGCACAATCCAAGAATAGAATATATTATGGTGGATGAATACCAAGACACCAATCCAATTCAGGAGGAAATATATTTTGAGCTGGCAAAGCATACTGAAAATAAAAATTTATGCGTCGTAGGGGATGATGACCAAGCCTTGTATCGATTTAGAGGGGGAACTGTTGACTGCATGGTGAGGTTTGATGATTCATGTATGGAAAGGTTAGGAGCTCCGAAGGAAAGTGTCAAAAAAATATTTTTAAAGTCAAATTATAGGTCGCATAAGGATATTGTGAATTATTATAATAAATATATTAAATCCTTCGAAAACCTAAAAAATGTTGAAATGGAAAAAGCAAGAGTTAAGGACAAGCCCCCATTGGAGCCAAAAAAACCAATTACTGAAACATATCCAGCTTTAAGTTACCTAGAAGAAGAAACAGATGAGGAATTGGCAAAGAAGGTTGTAACTGCTGTAAAATATTTTAAAGAAAATAACATTGTTGAGGATTATTCTCGGTGTGTGCTGTTAATTAGAAGCACACGGGAGATGGATTATAATGGAGAAAATTCGTTTGTAGGTCATGTTGTAAAGGGATTATCCAATAACGGTATTGAAACCTATAACCCAAGGTCTAAGAATTTTTTAAGTCAGGAGGAAATAAAATTGGCATTGGGGGCATTTGTATCCATTGTGGATGATGATCTATATGTACTGGAAAATAAACTGAGCTCGGAAAGTATAAGTTCTGAGGTCGTAAAGTGGTTTGAGAAGTATGAAAAAAATAAGGATAAATATCCTGAATTAAAAGAATATGTAGATAAATCTGTTGAGAAAATCAAAAGCATGAAGTCGGGAGAATGGACCAATGCAACCATTCAAGGTATTCTTTATAAAATATTTGCATGTAGTCCGTTTTTAGAGTGGATGGATGACCCTGAAAAAAGTTGTAGGCTGGCAAAACTCACCCAAATATTTGATAGCTATTCAGCCACGCCAACGGATAATCCTGATGTGAGTATGGGAGCTCTGAAAATTGATTCAGAGGAAGATGGAAAAATTGACACAGAATGGTTGATAAACTTTTATGGCTCGTTGGTGGGGCACTTTATAAATGGAGTAGATGATTTAGAGGATGAGGAAGTAATTATTCCTGAGGGAAAATTTCCAATTATGACTGTACATCAGGCAAAAGGTTTGGAATTTCCAATAGTTTTCGTATATGTTGAGAATTGGAAAGCTGAAGCAGATACTGGTACAAGATTAGAAGGGGAACTTTCTAAATTTACAGATTTTAAAAGGATTACAACCAATCAATTTATGAAAACAAATCAAGATATGGTGAGATTTCATTATGTGGCGTACTCACGAGCTCAGTATGCACTCATACATTTGTGGAGCTCTGAGAATCTATCCAAAAGAAAGAACGGTAAATTATATGGGTTTATGAAGGGGCGTCTTAACAATCTTAAAAATTATATTAAAAACAATTTTAATTAA